From the genome of Lepidochelys kempii isolate rLepKem1 chromosome 17, rLepKem1.hap2, whole genome shotgun sequence, one region includes:
- the LOC140899701 gene encoding uroplakin-3b-like isoform X1, producing MPSTAAMGLLLMLTGISAGRVLETVPYTPQITAKSLEGKLTATTFTLDQPICIFDQYVNGTDDIWLVVAFTNATSHFKNPTSKIQIPPYQKLSTALHYMTLKNSIAFYPCAENRAASVLRVGSDTSCKDDRSLEYCNGPLPHPGPYRVKFLILDTNGSKAETRWSQQIMLKQGRKARSIDTWPGRRSGTMVVITSILSSFIGILVILFLCTVAYECFKLWRREEPAVPEEPRVGSFRERQYDTHHIPPSQAPAQPHSDVPRPHSPAASP from the exons AGACTGTCCCCTACACGCCCCAGATCACTGCCAAGTCGCTGGAAGGGAAGCTCACCGCTACCACCTTCACGCTGGACCAGCCCATCTGCATCTTCGATCAGTACGTGAACGGCACCGATGACATCTGGCTCGTCGTTGCCTTCACTAACG CCACATCCCATTTCAAAAATCCAACCTCCAAGATCCAGATCCCTCCCTACCAGAAGCTATCGACTGCTCTCCATTACATGACGCTGAAGAATTCCATTGCCTTCTACCCGTGTGCTGAAAACAGGGCCGCTAGCGTGCTCCGGGTTGGCAGTGACACCTCCTGCAAAGATGACCGCAGCCTGGAGTACTGCAAcggacccctgcctcatcctgGGCCTTACAG AGTGAAATTCCTCATCCTGGATACCAATGGGTCCAAGGCAGAGACAAGATGGTCCCAACAAATTATGCTGAAGCAAG GTCGCAAGGCGCGCTCCATCGACACCTGGCCTGGGAGGCGCAGCGGTACCATGGTCGTCATCACTTCCATCCTCTCCAGCTTCATCGGCATCCTGGTGATCTTGTTCCTCTGCACGGTCGCCTACGAGTG CTTTAAGCTTTGGCGTCGAGAGGAGCCCGCGGTCCCGGAGGAGCCACGCGTTGGGTCCTTCAGAGAGAGGCAGTATGATACCCACCACATCCCCCCGTcgcaggctccagcccagccccacagcgACGTGCCCCGGCCTCACTCGCCGGCCGCCTCCCCATAG